Sequence from the Caldisalinibacter kiritimatiensis genome:
AGGTTCTACTATTAATTTAATTGCTGTTCTTTCTTCCCCATCAATTTCAATGTCTGTGAACGCTGGAATACAAATTAAATCAACACCACTAGGAGCAACAAATCCTCTAGCAATAGCTACTGCCTTAACTGCTTGATTAAGAGCACCTGCTCCTATTGCTTGAATTTCAGCTGATCCCTTTTCTCTAAGTACACCAGCTAATGCTCCTGCTACAGAATTTGGACTTGATTTTGCTGATACTTTTAATACATCCATCATTGAAAGCCCCCTTACTATATTTTTTATTTTTTATTATTTTACATTATATATGATTCTACAAATATTAAAAAAATCCTCTTTTTATTTTTTTAAAAAATAAATTTTTCTAAAAATTCCACAGTTGTTAACATTTTATGGTAACACACTTTTAAAATAAAAGAGAAGGATTACCTTCCCTTTTATTTAGCATATTCAATTGCGCGAGTCTCCCTTATTACATTAACTT
This genomic interval carries:
- the spoVS gene encoding stage V sporulation protein SpoVS — protein: MDVLKVSAKSSPNSVAGALAGVLREKGSAEIQAIGAGALNQAVKAVAIARGFVAPSGVDLICIPAFTDIEIDGEERTAIKLIVEPR